CAATCGCACCGCGCACATGACGAGCGCCCAGCAATACTTTGTACAGCGCGTAAAGCTGCTTGAGGTGCGGCACGACATGGCCGTACTCGCCGCGCAGGGCTTTGGCTTCGCTGGTTTTCGGCTGCTCCAGGATGGTGCTGACCTTGTTATAGGTCAGACGCGCCTGGGAATGGATCACCGCTTCGTAGAACTGGTAATCGGTCATTTCGCCGGTTTTCGAGATAGTCATCTCGCACACCATGGCCAAACGGTCGACCAGAGGATTCAACGAGCACAGGCCGTTGGACAATTCTTCCGGCAGCATCGGAATCACGCGCTCGGGGAAGTACACCGAGTTGCCGCGCACCTGGGCCTCGTTGTCCAGGGCCGAACCGATTTTCACGTAGCTGGAAACGTCGGCAATCGCCACGTACAACTTCCAGCCGCCGGAGAACAGGCGCAGCTTGCCTGGCTTGGCTTCGCAGTAGACCGCATCGTCGAAGTCGCGGGCGTCTTCGCCGTCGATAGTGACGAACGGCAGATGGCGCAGGTCGATGCGCTTCTCTTTGTCCTTCTCTTCCACTTCGGGCTTGAGCTTGCGGGCTTCCTTCACGACGGCTTCAGGCCATACGTGCGGGATATCGTAAGTACGCAGCGCGACATCGATCTCCATGCCCGGCGCCATGTAGTTGCCGACCACTTCGACCACATCACCTTGCGGCTGGAAGCGCGGGGTTGGCCAGTGGGTGATTTTCACCTCAACGAACTGACCGACCTTGGCGTTGGCGTTGCGGCCCGGAGTGATCAGCACTTCCTGCTGCACCTTGGGGTTATCCGGCACGACAAAACCGATGCCGCCTTCTTCGAAGTAGCGACCCACGATGGTCTCGTGACCACGGGATACGACTTCAACGATCACGCCTTCACGGCGACCGCGACGGTCCAGGCCGGAAACACGCGCCAGGGCACGGTCGCCATCGAAAACCAGGCGCATTTGCGCCGGGCTCATGAACAGGTCATCGCTGCCATCGTCCGGGATCAGGAAGCCGAAGCCGTCACGGTGGCCGGCGATGCGGCCCAGGATCAGGTCGAGCTTGTCCACCGGCGCATAAGTGCCACGGCGGGTGTAGATCAATTGAGCATCGCGCTCCATGGCACGCAGGCGGCGGCGCAGGGCTTCGAGCTGGTCTTCGGTGGTCAGACCGAACTCTTCAACCAGCTGCTCGCGGCTAGCAGGCGAACCCCGATCGGCGAGATGCGCCAGGATCAGTTCGCGGCTAGGAATAGGGTTTTCATATTTTTCCGCTTCACGAGCGGCCTCGGGATCGAGGGACTGCCAATCGGCCATTAGAGAATTTTCACCTTGTCTATATGCGGGTTAGTTTGGCATACGCGTATTGAAACGGGAAATTTCAGACGCCAACAAGCCTTTTAAAGCCCTTTGCAGCCCCTGACAGACACCTTGCACGACCATTGGTGAGATTTTCCAGGCTTTTTTCATGGCAGGGGTTTACAGCTTAAAATTCGCTCCGTATAGTGCGCGCCATCGACGACGGCAACGTTGTTGATGCTGCCCAGGTGGTGAAATTGGTAGACACGCCAGCTTCAGGTGCTGGTGATCGCAAGGTCGTGGAAGTTCGAGTCTTCTCCTGGGCACCAATTTCAAACTCAAGATTTCAACCTTGAGTCTCCAAAAACCCGCGAAAGCGGGTTTTTGCGTTTCAGGCCTTTGATTTTTAACAAGAATCTTGATTTATATTTTTGAATCAGGGGTTTACAGATCAAAAAGCCCGCCGTATAGTTCGCCCCATCAACAGCGGCAACGTTGCTTGATAATGCCCAGGTGGTGAAATTGGTAGACACGCCAGCTTCAGGTGCTGGTGATCGCAAGGTCGTGGAAGTTCGAGTCTTCTCCTGGGCACCAAATTCAGATCAAACCCGCGAAAGCGGGTTTTTTCGTTTCCGGGGTTTGAAAACCTGCCCAGCGATTTACCCCTTGTCCGCACTTGAGAAGTTTTATCGTTTATCCTTGCAATGATTTGTTGCATACAAGCGAGGAACACTTCGGATGATGATCCGCGATACCCGTCTCAAGACATCCCTTCTGCGTGGCCTGACCCTCACTCTGCTCGGCCTGACCCTGCTCTCGCCCACCGCCTACTCCGCCGACAAGGCCTCTCTGACCCTGTACAACGGCCAACATAAAGAAGTCGGCGATGAACTCGCCAAAGCCTTCGAGGCCAAGACCGGCATCCACGTCAACGTGCGCAAAGGCAGCAGTAACCAGCTGGCCAGCCAAGTGGTAGAAGAAGGTGATCGCTCCCCGGCCGACGTGATCTACACCGAAGAATCCCCCCCCTGAACAAACTCGGCGAGCAAGGCCTGCTGGCGAAGATCGACGCCGCCACCCTTGATGTATTGCCCAAGGATTACGTCGGCAGCAATGGCGACTGGATGGGTGTGACCGCACGCACCCGCGTCGTGGCCTTCAACCCGAAACTGATCGCTGAAAAAGACTTGCCCAAGTCGGTACTGGATTTCGCAGGCCCCGAATGGCAAGGCAAGGTCGGCTTCGTACCCACCAGCGGCGCGTTCCAGGAACAGGCCGTGGCGATCATCAAGCTGCACGGGCGTGAAGCCGCTGAAGAATGGCTGACCGGCCTGCGCGCCTTCGGCAAGGTGTACAGCAACAACATGGTCGCCCTCAAAGCCGTGGAAAACGGCGAAGTGGCCACCGTACTGGTGAACAACTACTATTGGTTTGCCCTGAAGAAAGAAAAAACCAATCTGGATTCCCAACTGCATTACTTCACCAATGGCGACGCAGGCGGCCTGATCACCGTGTCGTCGGCTGCAGCGCTCAAATCCAGCAAACACCCGAAAGAAGCGCAGCAACTGCTGGCGTTCATGGCCAGTGAAGAAGGCCAACGCGTGATCACCAACACCTCGGCCGAATACCCGCTGCGCAAGGGCATGCAGTCCAACCGTGGCCTCAAGCCCTTCAGCGAGCTGCAACCGCCGAAAGTCACCCCCGCCGACCTGGGCAACGCCGAAGAAGCCCTGGACCTGGAACGTGACGTTGGCTTGAACTGATGAATCCATCGCTACCCGCCCCCGCCCTGCGCGGGGGTTTCAGCCCGCGGCGCAAGCGCCCCTCGATCTGGCTGTTGCTCCCTGTGCTGTTTCTGGTTGGCCTGAGCCTGCTGCCACTGGTGTATGTCGGGACCAAAGCCTGGCAGGCCGGCTGGGCGGAGGCGGTGCACCTGTTGTGGCGGCCCTATGTATTCGGGTTGCTGCGCAACACCCTGGCCCTGATGATCGGGGTTACGGTGGCTTGCGGCGTGATCGGCCTGTCCCTGGCCTGGCTGCTGGAGCGCAGCAACCTGCCGGGGCGACGGATCTGGGGCGTGATCCTGTGCCTGCCATTCGCAGTGCCGGCGTTTGTCAGCAGCTTTACCTGGGTGTCGCTGAGTGCCAACTTCGAAGGGCTCGGCGGCGCGATTCTGGTGATGACCCTTTCAAAGTACCCGCTGGTGTTTCTGCCGGTGGCGGCGACCCTGCGCAATCTTGACCCTTCGCTGGAAGAATCGGCGCGCACCCTGGGCCTGAATCGCTGGGGCGTGTTTTTTCGGATCACGCTGCCTTTGCTGTGGCCTTCGCTGCTGGCCGGGGCGCTCTTGATTGCATTACATATGCTGGTGGAATTCGGCGCGCTGTCGATTATCGGCCTGCAGACGTTTACCACCGCGATCTACCAACAATTCGAACTGGAATTCAGCAATGCCAATGCCGCGATGCTCTCGGCGGTGCTGCTGGTGATGTGCCTGACCCTGCTGTGGCTGGAGTTGCGCGTGCGCGGCAAGGGTCGCCACGTACGTATCGGCCAGGGCGCAGCGCGGCACGCGGAACAGGTCAAGCTGGGCCAGTGGGCGGCCCTGGGCCAGGCGTATTGCCTGGCGCTGGCGATCATCGGCAGCGGCATTCCCCTGGGGATGCTCGGGTACTGGCTGGCGGTGGGTTCGTCGGCAGCGTTTCCGCTGGCCGAGATTGGCGAGGCGTTACTGTCTTCGCTGGCGTTGTCCCTGGGTGGCGCCGCACTGTGCCTGGCGCTGGCGGTGCCGGTGGGGCTGCTGGTGGTGCGCTACAAAGGCCAGCTGGCGATCTGGGCCGAACGCCTGCCATACCTGCTGCACGCCCTGCCCGGCCTGGTCATTGCGCTGACGCTGGTGTACTTCGCACTGCATTACGTGCCGGCGCTGTATCAAACGTCGGCATTGCTGCTGATTGCGTATGCATTGCTGTTTTTGCCACTGGCTCAGGCACCGATCCGCACGGCCCTGAACAAGGCCGCGCCGCAGCTGGAAGAAGCCGCACGCACGTTGGGCGCATCATCGTTCAGCGCGTTTTGCCGGGT
The genomic region above belongs to Pseudomonas poae and contains:
- a CDS encoding iron ABC transporter permease; protein product: MNPSLPAPALRGGFSPRRKRPSIWLLLPVLFLVGLSLLPLVYVGTKAWQAGWAEAVHLLWRPYVFGLLRNTLALMIGVTVACGVIGLSLAWLLERSNLPGRRIWGVILCLPFAVPAFVSSFTWVSLSANFEGLGGAILVMTLSKYPLVFLPVAATLRNLDPSLEESARTLGLNRWGVFFRITLPLLWPSLLAGALLIALHMLVEFGALSIIGLQTFTTAIYQQFELEFSNANAAMLSAVLLVMCLTLLWLELRVRGKGRHVRIGQGAARHAEQVKLGQWAALGQAYCLALAIIGSGIPLGMLGYWLAVGSSAAFPLAEIGEALLSSLALSLGGAALCLALAVPVGLLVVRYKGQLAIWAERLPYLLHALPGLVIALTLVYFALHYVPALYQTSALLLIAYALLFLPLAQAPIRTALNKAAPQLEEAARTLGASSFSAFCRVTLPIIFPALGAAFALVFLDAMKELTATLLLSPTGLNTLATAVWAHTSNVEFAAAAPYAALLILVSGLPVYLLTTRMYLSR